The Halobellus sp. MBLA0158 genome has a window encoding:
- a CDS encoding TRAM domain-containing protein, with amino-acid sequence MVEVPNSVHTVYTAEVTKRDGGYVVEVPDRELDLGSVDKGETVRVALLEAEEAVSEDEADGRQMVDESSGPPVSEGETLEVTIESVGDQGDGIAKVDRGYVLIVPGAAPGEQPKIRVEEVRKNVGFAEVID; translated from the coding sequence ATGGTTGAAGTTCCTAATTCGGTTCATACCGTCTACACAGCAGAGGTCACGAAGAGAGACGGAGGTTATGTCGTGGAGGTTCCTGACCGCGAACTAGATCTCGGATCTGTCGACAAGGGTGAGACTGTCCGTGTTGCATTGCTTGAAGCCGAAGAAGCTGTTTCGGAGGATGAAGCAGATGGACGCCAAATGGTTGATGAAAGCAGTGGTCCGCCGGTAAGTGAAGGCGAAACCTTGGAGGTAACGATTGAATCTGTGGGTGATCAGGGAGACGGAATTGCGAAGGTCGACCGTGGGTACGTCCTGATCGTTCCAGGAGCTGCACCCGGTGAGCAGCCCAAAATCAGGGTAGAAGAAGTGAGGAAAAATGTCGGATTCGCAGAAGTAATCGACTAG
- a CDS encoding nucleotidyltransferase domain-containing protein → MTSYTDEKGSGVYIQFPLPQQRLFRNQATQDILLLFLRNPHQEFTVTEIRNTTEHGGDTIQTALNVLEAADLIQTQRKGRKKLIKANRTRYHNPDDPLLSIPQEEFRTPVKAFLDQLDQTDVDVAGVILFGSVARGEADRASDIDIQIIVENDLLESRRTVQDIRQEIEEKRFDGNRYEFQVLVESVESAESYGEKLQEIFSEGIKLRETNELEQIQEAVFNG, encoded by the coding sequence ATGACCAGTTATACTGACGAGAAGGGGAGTGGGGTCTACATCCAATTTCCTCTACCCCAACAACGACTCTTCCGAAACCAAGCAACCCAAGACATCCTACTACTCTTCCTACGAAACCCCCACCAAGAATTCACAGTCACAGAAATCCGCAACACCACCGAACACGGAGGCGATACCATCCAAACAGCACTCAACGTCCTAGAAGCCGCAGACCTCATCCAAACACAGAGAAAAGGACGAAAAAAACTGATCAAAGCCAACAGAACACGGTACCACAACCCCGATGATCCACTCCTGTCGATACCGCAAGAAGAGTTCAGAACACCAGTCAAAGCATTCCTCGACCAACTCGATCAAACCGACGTCGACGTCGCCGGAGTAATCCTGTTCGGAAGCGTAGCACGAGGAGAAGCGGACCGCGCAAGCGACATCGACATCCAAATCATCGTAGAAAACGACCTTCTAGAATCACGACGCACAGTACAGGACATACGTCAAGAAATCGAAGAAAAACGGTTCGATGGAAACCGGTACGAGTTCCAGGTCCTCGTTGAATCAGTGGAAAGTGCTGAGAGCTACGGGGAAAAACTCCAGGAAATCTTTTCAGAAGGTATCAAACTCCGTGAAACCAACGAACTCGAACAAATCCAAGAGGCGGTCTTCAATGGATAA